In the genome of Roseofilum reptotaenium CS-1145, the window GCCATAGATTTCTAGGGGAGAGCGCCATTGATCCTCACGGTTGTAAAACACTTGAGGATCGCGCATATGATAGGTTAACAGTTGATCGGATTGGATGCTAAACAGGTCTACAGGATAGCGAATATGCACCTTAAGGGATTGGGGCATATCGTTTAAACTGCGGAACAGGTTAGGAAAAATTTTGGCAAGGGTTTGAATCATCGGGTCGGAGTCATCGGCGATGAAAAAATAAACCCTGCCATTGTAGGCATCGACGACGACTTTTACGGAGTTGCGAATGTAGTTAAAGGGGAGTTTTTCTGGATCGGAATACGGATAGCGATCGCTAGTCGTATAAGCATCAATAATCCAATACAAATAGTTCTCCTTATTGCTACTGTTGTCCCCACTTAAATCAGTATCGGCAACGACTAAATAGGGGTCTCGATCGAATCGCAGAAAGGGAGCAAGCGCTTGGACTCGCTCAACGATATTACGACGAAATAAAACCTTAGTTTCTGGTGTAAAAGATTGGGTTAAGAGCATTTGCCAATCTTTGAGGTATTTAGCAAACAACCACCGTCTCCAGCGACTGGCGATCGATACGCCCCCTGTCCCATCATAAAAGTTATATTGGTTAGCATCTCCTTGGGGATAATCTAACTCGGGTTCCCTTGAAGGAGTCATAATATAAGTATTGGTCAACTCTCCATAATAAATTCTCGGTTGACCAATGGGAATACTATCGCGAATTCGAGGCTCAGAAATCCAAACGGGAGTGGTTTGTCCTTCGGGACTTTCTGCACCAATATCTTTGACATAATATTCCGGTAAACCGTCGGAGGCAACTGTATTGACTGGGGACATGGTAAAGCCATAACCATGGGTATAGACTAAATGTTCATTGATCCAAGTTTTTGCCTCTTCAGGTACTCCTTCATAATCTAATTCTCGTGGCGCTAAAATGACCTGTTGTTTTTCCGTGCCTTGATAATCTCGCTGGCGGAAAGTATAGCGCTCAATATCGGCATCCAGAAATTTATAATATAAGCGAATTTGTTGCAGTTGCCGGTTGGTTTGTAAGAGGGGGCGAGTATCCCAGAGGCGAATATTATCAAGAGTTAGCTTATTGTTGAGTAAGTCTTGTACGGTTAATTGTCCTTCAGGATTAAACGGATAAACGTCAATTTGGTCTAAATTAAAAGCCGATCGAGTAAATTCAATGGTGCGCTGGATAAATGGAGTTTCTCGTTGCAGCTCGTTGGGTTGAACGATGAGGCGCTGGCTTAGGGCCGGTAGGGCATAGTTGCTCACTCCTGCAATGGTTAAAAAGAGAAGCATCCCATAAATCATTTTCCGCCAAATATCCCGTTTTTTTGCCCAATAGACCGAGCGACCTAAAAGAAAAAAACCATAGCTTGCTGCCAGAATAGACAGCACTTCAATCATCGGTTTTTGGGTATAGATATCGGTAAAGCTGGCTCCATAAATGACTCCGGTGGGGGAATAGAGGAGTTCGTAGCGGGAGAGGACATAACTATAAGCAACGCTAAACATAACTGCGGCACTGATGACTTGCAGATGGCGGCGCTGTTTGGGAGAAAAACCGGGAAAACTCCCCAGGGCTAAACTTCTACCGGATAATAAGTAGATGATGGTAACGGCAAGTAAGGAAAAAACACAGAGAATAACGAGCCAGAATTCCAGGAGATGGAGAACGGGTAAGGTGAAGATGTAGAAGCTAATGTCTTGGTTAAAGAGGGGATCGACTTGATTAAAGGGAGTGGGATTAAAGCTGGTGAGAATTTTGGCCCAATGGCTCGATAAAATTACGCCTAAACCTGTGCTGAGGAAAATGGCGATCGCCAGTAGCGTTCTTTGGGGAATGCACAAGAGGAGAATGGGGAACCCAAGGACAAATAGGGTTTTGACTCCAGAAGAGGGTAGATCTAGAAAGGTGCGAAGAGCTGATTCGGGGCGAAATCGAGGGGGAAGTTCGGGAGTAAGGCTGGCAATATTAAAATCGGTATGCCAATAGGGAAGAATGACTTCTGTATATTGGACAATAATTAATCCTAAAACGAGACTTAAGAGTCCGACGGATAGCAGCAACCCCCCTAGGGGAATGGTTTTGGGATATTGAGGATAAGCGTCTTGTTCTTCTGGGGGTTTGGGATATTTGAGCCGGTTTGCAACCCAGAGATTCCCGCATAGATAGAGGCTGCTGATTCCGAAAATAAGCGTACCAACAATCAGTTGCGTTTTCACCCGGAGGGCAAATTCAGCACGATAACCAAGTTCGTTAAACCATAGTCCTTCGGCGATCAGGTTAGTCGCGATCTCGAAAATAAGCCATCCTGCCAACAGGATAACTAAAATCCAACCGATTTTTGGCGATCGCAGCCACTGCATGTTGATTTAAACCAAGTTCGTCAGTATCAGGAGAGAGGAGTAGGGGCAAAAAAATTTTTGCTTCTACTGGTTCAGTTCTAAACATAATTGGCGGAAATGATCGCCCCGTTGCTCAAAGTTAGCATATTGATCGAAACTGGCGCAGGCGGGAGAAAATAATACTCCTTTGGCTTGATAGTGTTTTGCTAAAACTAAGGAACGGGGAATGGCTCGATCCAAAGTTTCGACCATCTCATAGGAATCATAACCCACCGCTTCTAAGCGTTGGGCAAAATGGGGCGCAGCTTCGCCGATGAGTAAGACTGCCGCCGCTTTAGACTTAATGCGATGCAACCATTGAGTGTCATCTCCCTCTTTAGCTTCTCCTCCTGCAATTAAAATAACGGGAGGCTCAACTGCTGATAAGCCCACTTCTGCCGCATCATAATTGGTGGCTTTACTATCATTAATCAAGTCAATTTGATCGATCGCACCAATGAGTTCTAAACGATGGGGAACGCCGGGAAAATTGGCGATCGCCTCAGCAATGGCTTCGTGTTCAATCCCCGCTAACCGAGCTACAGCGACCGCCATTAATAGATTTTGCTGATTATGCGCTCCCACCATTTTCAAACTGGCAGCGGGTAAAATGGGGTCGCCTTGCACCATCACCCAGCGGTCTTGAATATAAATGCCATTCTGGGGAGAACCGACTAAATGCTGTTTGCCTTTAACGCTCGTCCAATAGGCATCCGGCCATTCTTTGAGACCCCTTTGATGCAAATAGGCATCATCCCCATTAAAAACTTGATGATGCGATCGCCGCAATAACTGCGCTTTAATGTCGTAATAATTGTCCAGAGTTTTATGGCGCTTGAGATGATCGGGGGTAAACGTTGTCCAGACCCCAATTTCCGGAGATAGGGTAGAGGAGGATTCAATTTGATAACTACTAATTTCGGCAATCACCCAATCTGGCCGTTTTTCACCGAGTGCCAATTCACAAGCCGCGTAGCCAATATTGCCGCAGCCGGGGGCATGAAAGCCAGCCTGTTGAAAAATCGCCGCGATTAAAGCCGTAGTCGTGGTTTTGCCATTGGTTCCAGTTATGCCAACCCAAGGAACATCCTTAAGATCTCGCCAAGCGAGTTCCATTTCCCCTAGGATTTCAATGCCTTGCGCTCGTGCTTGCACCAACACGGGAATATCCCAGGGAACTCCAGGACTGACAACAATCCGTTCTGGAAGTGGGGAATCTTCTAGGCTGAAGGAAAAGCCTAGATCGCAGACAATTCCCAGATCGTGAAGGGTTTTCTGTTGTTGGCGTAAAGCATCGGAGATTTGGCGATCGCTCACTTTTACCTGCCATCCTTGACGGTGTAGCAGTTTAGCGGCTCCAATTCCAGATTTACCTAAACCAATGACATGAGCAAGGGGCATATTCTTTTGGGCGGCAGACACAGTTCGTTCTTCATCATAAGCCTTTGTACCATATTCTTCTGTAGTTTTAGGGAATAGGCAATAGGCAATGGGGAACAGGCAATAGAAATACAGCGTTTTGTGCTAGGTAAGAGAGCTATTATTAAGAGTGTCTTTCATATCAAATCGGTTGAATAAATTACGATCAGTCCTAGCGAATAGAACACAGTGGAGTGAACCCATCCGATCGTACTGATGGGCTGTTCTCTATTCCCCAGGGTGTGATATTCTGAGGCTATTGCATAAGTAAGCAAAGAGCAGAGAAAGTGATGGAAAATACACCGGTGTTAGATTGGATTGCGGGAGGATTAGCCATCGCGATCGCGATCGGAGGCTTAGTCATGCTATTCCAAGGTTTATCGGGTTTTAATGAGCAGGATAAAAAGTGAACGA includes:
- a CDS encoding NAD synthetase, whose protein sequence is MENTPVLDWIAGGLAIAIAIGGLVMLFQGLSGFNEQDKK
- a CDS encoding UPF0182 family protein codes for the protein MQWLRSPKIGWILVILLAGWLIFEIATNLIAEGLWFNELGYRAEFALRVKTQLIVGTLIFGISSLYLCGNLWVANRLKYPKPPEEQDAYPQYPKTIPLGGLLLSVGLLSLVLGLIIVQYTEVILPYWHTDFNIASLTPELPPRFRPESALRTFLDLPSSGVKTLFVLGFPILLLCIPQRTLLAIAIFLSTGLGVILSSHWAKILTSFNPTPFNQVDPLFNQDISFYIFTLPVLHLLEFWLVILCVFSLLAVTIIYLLSGRSLALGSFPGFSPKQRRHLQVISAAVMFSVAYSYVLSRYELLYSPTGVIYGASFTDIYTQKPMIEVLSILAASYGFFLLGRSVYWAKKRDIWRKMIYGMLLFLTIAGVSNYALPALSQRLIVQPNELQRETPFIQRTIEFTRSAFNLDQIDVYPFNPEGQLTVQDLLNNKLTLDNIRLWDTRPLLQTNRQLQQIRLYYKFLDADIERYTFRQRDYQGTEKQQVILAPRELDYEGVPEEAKTWINEHLVYTHGYGFTMSPVNTVASDGLPEYYVKDIGAESPEGQTTPVWISEPRIRDSIPIGQPRIYYGELTNTYIMTPSREPELDYPQGDANQYNFYDGTGGVSIASRWRRWLFAKYLKDWQMLLTQSFTPETKVLFRRNIVERVQALAPFLRFDRDPYLVVADTDLSGDNSSNKENYLYWIIDAYTTSDRYPYSDPEKLPFNYIRNSVKVVVDAYNGRVYFFIADDSDPMIQTLAKIFPNLFRSLNDMPQSLKVHIRYPVDLFSIQSDQLLTYHMRDPQVFYNREDQWRSPLEIYGGQPQTVEPYYLIMKLPTENREEFILLHPFTPASRNNLIAWLAGRSDGENYGKLLLYQFSKQQLVYGPEQIDALINQDPEISRQISLWNRQGSKAIQGNLLVIPIEKSLLYVEPLYLEAEQNSLPTLVRVIVAYDNQIVMANTLERAINAIFNSPNSSSSNPPTPVIRNLDEIGSP
- the murD gene encoding UDP-N-acetylmuramoyl-L-alanine--D-glutamate ligase translates to MPLAHVIGLGKSGIGAAKLLHRQGWQVKVSDRQISDALRQQQKTLHDLGIVCDLGFSFSLEDSPLPERIVVSPGVPWDIPVLVQARAQGIEILGEMELAWRDLKDVPWVGITGTNGKTTTTALIAAIFQQAGFHAPGCGNIGYAACELALGEKRPDWVIAEISSYQIESSSTLSPEIGVWTTFTPDHLKRHKTLDNYYDIKAQLLRRSHHQVFNGDDAYLHQRGLKEWPDAYWTSVKGKQHLVGSPQNGIYIQDRWVMVQGDPILPAASLKMVGAHNQQNLLMAVAVARLAGIEHEAIAEAIANFPGVPHRLELIGAIDQIDLINDSKATNYDAAEVGLSAVEPPVILIAGGEAKEGDDTQWLHRIKSKAAAVLLIGEAAPHFAQRLEAVGYDSYEMVETLDRAIPRSLVLAKHYQAKGVLFSPACASFDQYANFEQRGDHFRQLCLELNQ